A window from Drosophila nasuta strain 15112-1781.00 chromosome 3, ASM2355853v1, whole genome shotgun sequence encodes these proteins:
- the LOC132790390 gene encoding tyrosine 3-monooxygenase isoform X2, whose translation MMAVAAAQKNREMFAIKKSYSIENGYPSRRRSLVDDARFESLVVKQTKQTVLEEARNKANDASLEECIQQAKGEHVPAEQNDYGLTEDEIVLANAASESPEAEAAIQSAALVVRLKEGISSLGRILKAIETFHGTVQHVESRQSRIEGVDHDVLIKLDMTRGNLLQLIRSLRQSGSFSSMNLLAENNISVKAPWFPKHASELDNCNHLMTKYEPDLDMNHPGFADKVYRQRRKEIAEIAFAFKYGDPIPHINYTDVEVKTWRSVFRTVQDLAPKHACAEYRAAFQKLQDEQIFVDHRLPQLQEMSDFLRKNTGFSLRPAAGLLTARDFLASLAFRIFQSTQYVRHVNSPYHTPEPDTIHELLGHMPLLADPSFAQFSQEIGLASLGASDEEIEKLSTVYWFTVEFGLCKEHGQVKAYGAGLLSAYGELLHAISDKCEHRAFEPAATAVQPYQDQEYQPIYYVAESFEDAKDKFRRWVSTMSRPFEVRFNPHTERVEILDSVDKLETLVHQMNTEILHLTNAIQKLRRPF comes from the exons ATGATGGCCGTAGCAGCTGCCCAAAAGAACCGCGAAATGTTCGCCATTAAGAAGTCCTACAGTATTGAG AATGGTTATCCATCCCGTCGCCGCAGTCTTGTCGATGATGCACGCTTCGAGAGCCTGGTGGTCAAGCAGACCAAACAAACTGTGCTCGAGGAGGCGCGCAACAAGGCAAATG ATGCCTCGCTGGAGGAGTGCATTCAGCAGGCGAAGGGCGAGCATGTGCCCGCCGAGCAAAAT G ATTATGGCCTCACCGAGGACGAGATTGTCTTGGCCAACGCCGCCTCCGAGTCCCCCGAGGCTGAGGCTGCCATCCAGAGCGCCGCTTTGGTTGTGCGCCTCAAGGAGGGCATCTCATCGCTGGGCCGCATCCTCAAGGCCATCGAGACGTTCCACGGCACCGTGCAGCATGTGGAGTCGCGTCAATCGCGCATCGAAGGCGTCGATCACGATGTGCTCATCAAGCTCGACATGACCCGTGGCAATCTGTTGCAACTGATTCGCTCGCTGCGCCAATCGGGCTCCTTCAGCAGCATGAATCTGCTGGCCGAGAACAACATCAGCGTGAAGGCTCCATGGTTCCCCAAGCATGCCTCTGAGCTGGATAACTGCAACCATCTGATGACCAAGTACGAACCCGATTTGGACATGAACCATCCCGGATTCGCCGACAAGGTTTACCGTCAGCGTCGCAAGGAGATTGCCGAGATTGCTTTCGCTTTCAAGTACGGAGATCCAATTCCACACATCAACTACACCGATGTGGAGGTCAAGACCTGGCGTTCGGTCTTCCGCACCGTTCAGGATTTGGCCCCCAAGCATGCTTGCGCCGAATATCGTGCCGCCTTCCAGAAGCTCCAGGATGAACAGATCTTTGTCGATCATCGTCTGCCCCAGCTCCAGGAAATGTCCGACTTCTTGCGCAAGAACACTGGCTTCTCGCTTCGCCCAGCTGCTGGTCTGTTGACCGCTCGCGATTTCCTCGCCTCGCTGGCTTTCCGCATTTTCCAGAGCACACAGTATGTGCGTCACGTCAACTCACCATACCACACACCCGAGCC CGATACCATCCACGAGCTCTTGGGTCACATGCCGCTGCTGGCCGATCCCAGCTTCGCCCAGTTCTCACAGGAGATTGGTCTGGCCTCGCTGGGCGCCTCCGATGAAGAAATCGAGAAGCTCTCCACG gTCTACTGGTTCACTGTTGAGTTCGGTCTCTGCAAGGAACACGGTCAGGTCAAGGCCTACGGTGCTGGTTTGTTGAGCGCCTACGGCGAGCTGTTGCACGCCATCAGCGACAAGTGCGAGCATCGCGCCTTTGAGCCCGCTGCCACTGCTGTGCAGCCGTATCAGGATCAGGAATATCAGCCCATCTACTATGTGGCCGAGAGTTTCGAGGATGCCAAGGATAAGTTCCGTCGCTGGGTCAGCACCATGTCGCGTCCCTTCGAGGTGCGCTTCAATCCACACACCGAGCGCGTCGAGATCTTGGATTCGGTTGACAAACTGGAGACACTCGTCCATCAGATGAACACTGAAATTCTGCATCTCACCAATGCTATCCAGAAGCTGCGGCGTCCATTCTAA
- the LOC132790390 gene encoding tyrosine 3-monooxygenase isoform X1, with the protein MVIHPVAAVLSMMHASRAWWSSRPNKLCSRRRATRQMMPRWRSAFSRRRASMCPPSKMSSCRTSSPTWTTWELAVEDEYVSVENIETEAAIENSAEQPADDDEKPKNDYGLTEDEIVLANAASESPEAEAAIQSAALVVRLKEGISSLGRILKAIETFHGTVQHVESRQSRIEGVDHDVLIKLDMTRGNLLQLIRSLRQSGSFSSMNLLAENNISVKAPWFPKHASELDNCNHLMTKYEPDLDMNHPGFADKVYRQRRKEIAEIAFAFKYGDPIPHINYTDVEVKTWRSVFRTVQDLAPKHACAEYRAAFQKLQDEQIFVDHRLPQLQEMSDFLRKNTGFSLRPAAGLLTARDFLASLAFRIFQSTQYVRHVNSPYHTPEPDTIHELLGHMPLLADPSFAQFSQEIGLASLGASDEEIEKLSTVYWFTVEFGLCKEHGQVKAYGAGLLSAYGELLHAISDKCEHRAFEPAATAVQPYQDQEYQPIYYVAESFEDAKDKFRRWVSTMSRPFEVRFNPHTERVEILDSVDKLETLVHQMNTEILHLTNAIQKLRRPF; encoded by the exons ATGGTTATCCATCCCGTCGCCGCAGTCTTGTCGATGATGCACGCTTCGAGAGCCTGGTGGTCAAGCAGACCAAACAAACTGTGCTCGAGGAGGCGCGCAACAAGGCAAATG ATGCCTCGCTGGAGGAGTGCATTCAGCAGGCGAAGGGCGAGCATGTGCCCGCCGAGCAAAATGTCGAGCTGCAGGACGAGCAGCCCAACTTGGACAACTTGGGAGCTGGCCGTTGAGGATGAATATGTTTCAG tCGAAAATATTGAAACTGAAGCAGCAATTGAAAACAGCGCTGAGCAGCCagccgatgatgatgaaaagCCCAAGAACG ATTATGGCCTCACCGAGGACGAGATTGTCTTGGCCAACGCCGCCTCCGAGTCCCCCGAGGCTGAGGCTGCCATCCAGAGCGCCGCTTTGGTTGTGCGCCTCAAGGAGGGCATCTCATCGCTGGGCCGCATCCTCAAGGCCATCGAGACGTTCCACGGCACCGTGCAGCATGTGGAGTCGCGTCAATCGCGCATCGAAGGCGTCGATCACGATGTGCTCATCAAGCTCGACATGACCCGTGGCAATCTGTTGCAACTGATTCGCTCGCTGCGCCAATCGGGCTCCTTCAGCAGCATGAATCTGCTGGCCGAGAACAACATCAGCGTGAAGGCTCCATGGTTCCCCAAGCATGCCTCTGAGCTGGATAACTGCAACCATCTGATGACCAAGTACGAACCCGATTTGGACATGAACCATCCCGGATTCGCCGACAAGGTTTACCGTCAGCGTCGCAAGGAGATTGCCGAGATTGCTTTCGCTTTCAAGTACGGAGATCCAATTCCACACATCAACTACACCGATGTGGAGGTCAAGACCTGGCGTTCGGTCTTCCGCACCGTTCAGGATTTGGCCCCCAAGCATGCTTGCGCCGAATATCGTGCCGCCTTCCAGAAGCTCCAGGATGAACAGATCTTTGTCGATCATCGTCTGCCCCAGCTCCAGGAAATGTCCGACTTCTTGCGCAAGAACACTGGCTTCTCGCTTCGCCCAGCTGCTGGTCTGTTGACCGCTCGCGATTTCCTCGCCTCGCTGGCTTTCCGCATTTTCCAGAGCACACAGTATGTGCGTCACGTCAACTCACCATACCACACACCCGAGCC CGATACCATCCACGAGCTCTTGGGTCACATGCCGCTGCTGGCCGATCCCAGCTTCGCCCAGTTCTCACAGGAGATTGGTCTGGCCTCGCTGGGCGCCTCCGATGAAGAAATCGAGAAGCTCTCCACG gTCTACTGGTTCACTGTTGAGTTCGGTCTCTGCAAGGAACACGGTCAGGTCAAGGCCTACGGTGCTGGTTTGTTGAGCGCCTACGGCGAGCTGTTGCACGCCATCAGCGACAAGTGCGAGCATCGCGCCTTTGAGCCCGCTGCCACTGCTGTGCAGCCGTATCAGGATCAGGAATATCAGCCCATCTACTATGTGGCCGAGAGTTTCGAGGATGCCAAGGATAAGTTCCGTCGCTGGGTCAGCACCATGTCGCGTCCCTTCGAGGTGCGCTTCAATCCACACACCGAGCGCGTCGAGATCTTGGATTCGGTTGACAAACTGGAGACACTCGTCCATCAGATGAACACTGAAATTCTGCATCTCACCAATGCTATCCAGAAGCTGCGGCGTCCATTCTAA